GTTATCCCTAAACCTACAGTAAAGGAGCAAATACAGGCTTTAAAAGATGCCGAAAAAATTAATTTTGGGTATGGATTAACAACTGTAGATGATGCGGGATTGAGCCCCGAAGTAATTACACTAGTAGATAGTTTACAGAAAATAAATGAACTTAAAATAAGGATGTATGCTATGGTAAGTAATGTGCCCGAATATGTAGATCATTATCTAAAGAGTGGAGTACATAAAACAGATAAGTTAAATGTTTCTTCTTTCAAAGTATATGCAGATGGAGCCTTAGGATCTAGAGGAGCTACACTAAAACGACCATATGCAGATAAGGAAAATCATTATGGAGCTATGGTCATCGGAAATGATGATTTTAAAACTCTGGCAAAACGATTAGCAGGATCACCTTTTCAGATGAATACTCATGCTATTGGGGACTCGGCCAATGCAGTAGTAATGAAAACGTATTATGATGTGCTTCAAAATAAATCAGATAGAAGATGGAGAGTAGAGCATGCCCAGGTGGTGGCTCCCGAAGAATTTGAAATCCTTAATAATAATCTGGTCATGAGTGTACAACCAACTCATGCTACAAGTGATATGTATTGGGCAGATGAACGATTAGGAGAAGAACGTATAAAAGGAGCATACGCATATAAAAAATTATTAGAAAAAACGGGTAGAATTGCTTTGGGTACAGACTATCCTGTAGAGCATGTAAGTCCATTCTATACTTTTTATGCTGCGGTAGCCCGAAAAGATCTAAAGCAATATCCAGAAGGTGGGTTTCAAAAAGAAAATGCACTTAGTAGAGAAGAAACTCTAAAAGGAATGACGCTTTGGGCAGCTTACAGTAACTTTGAAGAATACGAAAAAGGAAGCATAACTGCAGGTAAATTTGCAGATTTTGTAATCCTTGAAGATAATATTATGGAAATTGATGAAGACCAAATTCCAAATATAAAAGTGAAAGCTACTTATATTGATGGAGAAAAGGTGTATTAGATAGCATTCATTACCTTATCTACGATAGTATCACATTTACTAAATCCAAATTCGAAGATATCGGTATCCTGAGAGAGTTCATAGAGTTCTTCTCTAATCATCTCTTTGGCACGATGTAGGCGAACCTTTACATTAGAAACTGTTAACCCCAAACAATCTGATATTTCGGCCATACTCATTCCTTCAATTTCTCTAAGAACATAAACGGTTCGATATTTTACATCTAGTAGATCAATAGTTTTTTCTAAGATCTGTTTTGCTTCTTGTCGGATCATTTTTTTTTCGGGATTTAATTGTTCAGTATCAGGAATCTCGAGAACAAAATCATTCGATACGCTATTTTCAGATTTATATAAATTAAGATATTTTCCTTTTGTTTTTAATCGAGCTAGAGTTTCATTTATTCCAATTCGTATCAACCAGGTAGAGAATTGCGAGTTGTGCTTAAACTGGTAGAGTTTTTCATAGGCTTTTAAATATGTGTTTTGCATTATGTCTTCAATTTCTGCAAGATCATTTATATAACTTCGAATAACTCGATATAGTTTTTGATTATTTCTTCTTAGTAAGATTTCATACAGCTCTTTTTCTCCAGAATGAATACGGCATATTACATCAGAATCTGATATTTTATGAGTTTTATAATCATTGATTTTAATGGGTTCCATAGCTTGTTATTTATAGCTTAGATGAAAAACTGCATAAAAAGTTACAAAACTTTGTAACCAAAAAGTGGATTTTTTATCTAAAAACCGAATAACAAAAAAATATTTGAAATTATGGATTCGCAGATTAAGACAGTTTTTACACTACTAAAATATACATATGGCCTTGTGCCCATAGTTGCTGGATTAGACAAATTTATCAATATACTTACAGATTGGAGTCAGTACGTTTCTCCTGGATTCGCAACTATATTACCTTTTGAAGCCAAAACATTTATGAGTATTGTGGGAGTGATCGAAATTATAGCAGGTATTTTAGTGCTTTATCGCCCCAAGATAGGTGGATATGTAGTTATGGGATGGTTATTAGCTATAGCATTAACTCTTCTATTTAGCGGGCATTATATTGATGTAGCGGTAAGAGATATTGTGATGGCAATAGGAGCATTCTCATTAGTGAAATTAGCAGATTCTATAGTCGAACAATAAAAATTATAAGCAGATTAAAAAAGAGAAAGATTAGCGTATTAGGAATGCCAGTGATTTTTTTCAAGAAAGCATCATCAGTATAAAAAGGTGGTGCTTTCTTATTTTACTTTCCTCCATTTGCTTGCAGATCGGCAATGCATTGGGCATCTAGTTCTGGAATTACATCACCCATACCCATCATCCCACTACCAAATTCTATTGCGGCTTCCATCAAACAGTTTGATACATTACAGTGATTACTTGCATCTGGATCTTCATGTTCAGATTGTAAAGGAGTACCCAGATTTACCAGTCCCATTAGATGAGAAAATTCATGGTTTAGCGTAGCAGTTTCTATGGCGCTAAGAGAAGGAGAATTTGGCCTTACACTTAATGCACGCAATGTACCTTCATAAATTACCATCGAGGTATTTAGGTACGCAGAACCTAAAGTTACTTGCTCATTAGTGTCATTTTCTTTACTTCCATCTGCAAAATATACATATACAGTGATATCATCTTCCTTATTAAATAGTGTTCTGGTAGTGTTTTCTATTTCTGCAATCTCTTCAATAGAAAAAGGGGCTTTACCAGAAGAAGGTATAGAACGTTGTGTGATTGTAATTCCGTCGGGTTTAAATAATCGATCTTGTAAAAATTCTCTAAACCCTTGTATTGCTTGCGAGGTAGGTTCGAATCCTTGTACAGCTATTATTTCTATAGTTATGCTATTAAAATTGGTTGCACTTAGTAGATCATTCGCAGAGCTACCCAGAGGTTTCATGTTGTTTGCTTGTAAGGCACTTGTAGTTAATGTATTATCGTCATCGTCAGAACATCCAATGAGAATAAAAGAAGAGATCAACAGGTAACCAAAGAGCTTTGTTATTTGCACAGGATTTCTTTTTAAAGAGGTTATGACTAGATAAGTAAACGAATTTATATTACGTCTTATTTCTAGTTTAACGTTGTTTTGTTAAATGATTTCTTTGCCACAAAGATTGTACCATCAATGCTGTTAAGAAAGCTTTGATCTTTGAGAACTTGCGTATGTATTTGATTTTAAGATACTTGTGTAGGGTGGGTTAAATACAGCCCTATAACCGTATTTATACGTGTTTTTACAGATAAAGACATTTTTTTAGAATTTTCAATAGTATTGAAGGCTGATTTTTAAGTACATTTAGTATAGGAATACTTTTCATATCAAACTTATGAAAGTCTTATTTTTTGAAAAATGAGTATAGTTACAAACATGTAAATAGCATTTTCTAAAAAAAATCTTTTTAAACATATTCTAGATCTTAAAACCAAAAATTAACCAAAAAATTAAAATCAAATGCAATTATCCATTCACCCATCTATTGGAGTTGCCCGATTAGGAAACAGTACAACTGAACTTTGTTTATCACCAGATCAGATAGGAGGACTTCCTTTTGATTGTGATGAACATGGGAATCTAACAGGGCCAATCAAAGAATTTAAAGATGCCAAAGGTCTTATTAAAAGACAAGGTCAGCCTTTTAAAATATTTGACGGAAATCAGAATGAAATCACTCTGGATTCTGAGCATATCAAATCTATTGAATGGACAGTGCATTTGGCGAATAAAAAAGCTGCCTGGTATCAGTTTAGTGAACTGGAAGGAAATTTATTATTCGGTTCTGAAAACAGTTATGAAAATCGTGGAGTACCTTTACGAAATCCTGATACGACCGATAGACAAACCTTGATTATAGACCCAGGACCTAGAACTATCCTGGGAAAGAATAAATCAATCGCTTTTGATGAGGAAAATGTACCAAATGGATATCCAGCACGATTCCCTCCTTCAAAGGTGAAATATGGATTACCTGTAGAAAAATTAGGAGATTTATTGACAGATGATAAAGGACGACTCATTGTATTTGGTGGATACGGGCATGCAGGAGGAAATGAACCCTTAACAAGTTATGGAGGCTCTAATACCTGGCACGATGATATTTCTGATGGAACGGTATATTGTACCGTTACAGATACAGATGATAATGAATATAAGCTTTCAGCATGGGTGATTGTAGGATCTCCTGATTTTGCTCCAGAGATTGTAAATATTTCTACCCTAAGTGATACGATGTTTGATGTTGGGGTACGTAATTTTGATTTGGATCCAGATATGTATTCAAAGGCTACAGGTGAATGGAATACCAGTTTTATTGTAGATTTTAAAAGAGACATACTTCCTATTATCAATAGGATAAGTCGTTACCAATGGGTTTCCAACGTTCAGTCGATGATGGCATTTACTAGTAACATTTTTGATTTTTCTGATCCATCAGATGGAAATAAAGAAAACCGTAAGCAATATCTATCTTATTTCAGAAACAATGATGCCCAACCGCCAGTGCCTCCACATTTACCACAACAACAATTGTTTAAAGAAAATGGAGGTGATATCTTTCCGATGATGCCATTGAATTCTGGTAGTAATTCTGTAAGCAATATCAATGTCAATAAATTTATGGCATTAAATGAAACCCAATTGTTTTTATTAGGACAATGGGCAGAAGGAAAATTTGTTAATAATGAAACTCCACAAGCATATCCTATCAATCCAATGGATACGGTAGGAGTAGGAAACTGTGTAGGGTTACCGATGTGTCCTGGTATTGAAGTTACATGGAGTATGCAAAATGATGTAATTTATGAGGCACCGTATGTAATCAAACAGTATGAAAATGAAGAGTATTATGCGCAACATGGATTGAACCCTTCTAGAGATGAGAGTGAAGGTGGTGGTTGTGAACCTGGAGATTTAACCAAAAGAATGGCATGCCCATGGCAAGCCGACTTTTTTCAATGTACAGTCCAGTATATCAATTTTACCGTACCCTCGATCAATAAAATAACACTTAGTAATGGGACTAATGTTCCGTTACCACCTACTTACTATACATATTGGTGGCCGCCACAAAGCCCTTGGGATGTGATCGTAGGTGAATTTACAGATAAGGGACAAGGACAAACGCACTTACCTGCAGGACAACAGGTTAATTATGCTCGTGGTATCAACAGTTTTGTACAAATGGTTGAGTATTGGTATGCACTTGGGTTTATCAGAGATAAAAATGGGGCAACTCCAGGATATCCATATATTGTAGAGACCGAAAGAAATAATGAACAATTCTCTTATAAAGAAGTACCCGTAGGAGAGATTACTGGAAATGATGCAGATAATGACACCACTATACCTGTATTTTTTATTGAGCAGAATAAGCATGAAGTAAAGAAGAAAAGTAGTAAGGCAAAACTATTGATAGAGCACTTAGAAATGGTCGTGTTTAATAAGATTGAAATAGCACCAGAAGGGCTTGAAATGCCTCGATCTGGAACAAGAAGCAGAAGGTAATACAATGGCATATCATTTTGAAACAGATGTACTTATTGTAGGAGGAGGCCCGGCAGGGGCTTCCACCGCATTAAGTTTATTAAAATATTCAGATCTTAAGGTAATGATCGTTGAACAAAGTGATTTAGATACCTTAAGGGTAGGGGAACAGGTAAGCCCGGCAATATTTGACTTACTTGCTTATGTGGATATCCATCGAACAGATTTTGAAACAAACAGCTTTATATATGGTTATAACCACGTAGCTGCCTGGGGTAGTGCTAATCTGTCCTCGAGACATTCCATTTCAAGCACAGTAGAGGATAGTATACAACTGGATCGGAAAGCTTTTGATTTATTATTATTAGAACGAGCTGGTCAAAGAGGAGCAAGCATTTTACCCAGAACCAGATGTATTGATTTTAAGCAAACCAAAGAAGGAGACTGGACGATTGAACTTAAGCATAAAACCAAAGGTGATATTTTGGTGAAGGCAAACTTTTTGGTTGATGCTACAGGACGGCAAAATGCAGTGTCCAGAAATTTGGGATTAAAACCGCTAAAAAGTGATGAATTAGTAGCAATAGGGGCTTTTGTAACTTTTGAAAAAGGAAAAACACCTGCACAAGAAGTGTTATTAGAAACAGTAGAAGAAGGTTGGTGGTACTGTGCTACCTTACCCAATGACAAAATAGGGCTAACACTATTTACAGATGCAGGAATTGCAAAGGAAAAGCAACTTCAGAAAACACATCAATTTAATCAATTACTTTTAAATACTAGATATATCAAAAATAAAGTAAAACAGGGGGCGGCATATCAATCGCCCTGGGTACGGAATGCTTTTTCAAAACTGGTAGATATTACTCCTGTAAAAAATTATATCGCTGTTGGTGATGCCATAGCGTCTTTTGACCCCATTTCTTCTATGGGAATTGGATTTGCCCTTAGTTCAGCTTGTCACGCTTCCAAAACGATCATTGATTTTGAAAATAGCAAGGACAATACATATAGGTTAGATTATCAACACAATATCGATGCTATTTATAAAGATTATCAACAGACTAAAAATCAGTTTTATACAACAGAACAACGCTGGAAAGAATCCGAATTTTGGCAACAAAGACTAATGAGTAATACTATAAAATCAAAAATGAAATCATACTGATGATACAAGAACCTTTACACACAGTTTCAGAACTACTGAAAGACAATATTGATGCATTTTTAAAAGAACTGAATAGCCATATTCCATCAAATATAACAATATCGACCAATTGGGGAGAATTAGATAACGTGTATAAACATAATAAGAATAGTCAAATTTTTAATAGAAGACTTCAATACAATCCTTTTGTTATCGTGTATTGCGAAAACGAATCTGATGTAGTAATTACGTATAAAGCTGCTATAGATAACAAATTACCAATTCGGGTTCGTGCTGGGGGACATGATCATGAGGGAGAATGTACGGGGACAAATGTGGTATTGATTGATGTTTCAAAAATGGCTTCGTTAACTATAGATCCGATAACCAAGATTGCCAGTATAGGCCCAGGTATCCGCTTTCAAACGCTTACTTCTAAGCTCGCAGAACAAGATGTGATGATTCCACATGGTACTTGTGCCACTGTAGGAATTGCTGGCTTTACCATGGGAGGTGGCTGGGGGCCTTGGACCCGTAAAATGGGAATGTGCTGTGAACATCTGGTTGGAGCCAATATTTTATTGGGTGATGGAACCCTGCAGAAGCTGGATGTAAAAAATGGTTCTGTACCTGAATTACTATGGGCACTTAGAGGAGGTGGAGGTATGAGCTATGGTATCATAACCGAATTGCGTATACAAACCTTTACCTTACCCGCTGTACTACATCGTTTTGAGGTAGAATGGAATTGTTATGAAGATCAGGAACCAGATACATTAAATGAAGAAGTGCCAACAATTGAAATATTGCAAAAATGGGAAGAGTTAATCGAGTCACCAAATACTTCAAACCTTATAGGAACTAACTTGAAAATAAATGGGAGACCATGGGATACAGGAGAACCTGTAAATATCCACACAGTATATAATAATTGTGTTTTTTATGGATATTGGGAAGGAGATGAGAACAGCTTATGTAAGTTTATAGATGATTATCTTAAAGAAAAAGTTTCACCTTATACTCTTACCATAGAACCTGCAACCGGAGCAGATTATGCACATAAAAACCAATATGGTTCTCATTTAATGGGGAACTGGGACCGGGAATCACACAACAAAATTTTAAATAAATTAGGGTTGCTTAGAGAAGGAACCCCTTTACAACCAGATTATGATATTCCTGCTCCTCATAAAATCACATCAAGATTAGTCAATACTGGTGGATTAGATGCTCAAGGTAAAAATGGATACAAAGCCTTGTTCGAGAGTTTATTTTCTAACCTTATTTTAGATGGTAACAGAAAGTTGGGACTATTTACTTATGTGACTTTAGGAGCTATTGTTGGAGATTATTATATGAAACATGCAGAAAATACCGATAGTGCTTTTCCTTATAAGGACAAACTATATACTATACAATATCAATGCTGGTGGAATACAAAAAAAGAGGAGAAGGAAGAATTTCAAGATAACTTTGTGTATGATAGAACAAACCGCTCATTGGATTGGATAGAAACCAGTCGGGATTTTGATATTCCTAATACTTCAGGGGCTTTTATAAGCTTTAAAGATAGTTCAATCCCAACTAAAACTTATTTTGATAAAAGTTATGAACGTTTAAAAGAAATAAAAGAAACCTATTCCAAAGATCCATATAATCATTTTAGAACCCGAAAAACAATTATCTAAATAATGGGGTACGACAAATTTCACTTGTTGAGTATTTGGGCATAACTACAAGGGTTTTTACCAACGCTTCATCTCGGCCATTGCTATCTCGCCGTCGTGTTGCAATTCTTTGCACTTCGCAAAAAAAAGCTCAGGCTGTGGGATTTTCACTGCAATCCTTCACGCAAAACATTTAGGGTTTTATACTTTGTCAAAGTAAAATTATGCTAAGGTAAACTTAGCCAGGTAATCGTTATTTTCTCCTTCAATTATTAATTCTGACAGTAAGCCATTGGCATTAGCTGCATTTTGAAGTGTATTATAATCAACATATAACCAATCAAACCATTCTGATTCTTGTTCTTTGTATTTTAATTTGTATTGCATTTCTCCATAATATCCAGCAGAGGCATCTACCCAAAAACCTCCATCGTCATCTTGAAAAAGATAGGAAATATCTGATGAATCCATTAAAATTTGACCTCCCGGAGCAAGAAGTGTTTTAATATGAGTAAAAAAACGATCAATGCGATCCAAAGTACCAATAATACCACTACCATTCATTAACAATAGTATGGTATCATACGCGGCATTAGTATGATCATAAATATCTTGTGACATGGCATGATGTACTCCTCTTTTTTTACAAATCTCGATAGCGCCTTCGGATATATCTATAGCTTTTATGTCTAGTTTTTGTTCATTTTGAAGAAACAAACTATGGCTTCCGGCACCACAACCTACGTCTAGTACTTTTCCGTATGAAAGCTCTAATGCCTTTTGTTCTATTTTGGGCATTTCGGTATACCTTCTAAATAGGTAAGAAATAGGGATATGATCATCATCAAAATCATTTGCCTGTACAATAATATCTTCAGTGTATTCTTTATTGTAAAAATCTTTGATGGCTTTTCCGAAGATATCTGTATTCATGAGGTGCAGTTTGTGATTATAGGAAACGATACTTGGTAATCAGAATTCTCAAAAGTCTTACTTTTGTACTATGCAAGAATTTATAGACCAATTACCAAAACTGGCCAAAGATAAACATAACGAGAACAAAAAGTTCTTTGCTAAACTTAAAAAAAGACCGCCTAAAAAACTAGACCATATCATGCAGGAGTTACATGATGAAGAGTTTAGTAACACAGATTGTTTAGAATGTGCGAATTGCTGCAAAACTACGGGGCCGTTATTTACAGATAAAGATGTAGAGCGTATTGCGAAGTTTTTAAAAATAAAACCCAGACAGTTTGAAGAACAATACCTAAGAACAGATGAGGATGGAGATTTGATATTGCAACAAACTCCGTGTACTTTTCTTGGGGCCGATAATTACTGTGCTATTTATGAGGTAAGGCCAAAAGCATGCCGAGAGTATCCGCATACAGATCGTAAAAAATTTCAACAGATATCTAATCTAACATTGAAAAATGTAGCAATTTGCCCTGCGGCTTATACTATTGTAGAAAAAATGAAATCTAAAATGCCTTTATAGACATATATATAAAACAATTATTCCCATACATTCTTTTAAGAAACATATGGGAATAACCGTTGGTGTGTGTATTAAATTAGGTTGTATATACTATTATCCTTTTTTTAACTCTTCGATAGTTTTGGCCATTATTACTCCTGGTAATTTGATAGGAGCAGCAACCTGAGCTAAGAAAGTACCTTTTACCTCACCAGTTTTGTATGTTGTAAAACCAATACGGTATAATCCAGCAGTTAATGCTTTAAGAGGATCACCAACTTCACTTTTATATCTTAATAACGAATTGTAACTACTTCCGCTAGGTTGTTTAGGCATTTCACTACTGTCATCATTACGTTCTAGAACAGTCCAGTTAGCACTTTTTACAGCTTCTCCGGTAATTTTATCTTTACTTATAATATCAGAACGTTCTAACGTAATATAAGTATCAAAGAAATCACTAGAACTTGCATTTTCTGTATATGCAGCAGATGCAGTAGCTCCTTTTATTTTGTTTTTACCTACCGGAGACATCATTCTTATACCAAGCTCTGGAGCCACAGCAGGAATCCAAACATAGATATAATAAAATTTCTTACCATCTTTTACCTCGTCTTCATTACCTGGTGCAGCATATCCAAGATAAGTTACAACATCTGTATAAGGCACCTTTATAGTTTTTGGGCCTATCTTTTTTTCGGTTAAACCACCAAATTTCTTTAGTTTTTGTGCTTGAGCATCAATAGAAGTTCCTAAAGCAAATATGCTTAGTAAAATTAAGATTCTTGTTTTCATAAATAATTGATTTGATTTTAGTGATAAATACACACACACTTCTTATCACTATAGGTTAGTGTTATGATAATCTATGATTATCAATTTAATTACAAATATGAGAGTTTATAATTAGAATAGAATAACGTATTTGCGTTTAGTTATTCTATTTTAATAATGGATTCTGTTTTTCAGTAGGTTATATGAAAAAATCTCTACTCATTCTTAATATGTAATATAGACTGATATCTTAAGTAATTATAAGAAGATGTTGGTATAGGATCTTTTATCCAATTGTTCATATAAAGAAGGTTTAGATGAATTGGTAGTTTTATTAGAACTTGAGTATTTATATTTAGTGCAAATGTCGATTGGATTATGATAAAACTTAAAAAAAAACTACTTAAAAAACTGGATCATATCATGCAGGAGTTACATGAAGAGTTTAGTAACACAGATTGTTTAGAATGCGTGAATTGGTGTAAAATTATTGATTCATTATTTAGTGATAAAGATGTAGAGGGGGTTTTAAAGTTTTTAAAAATTAACCCCAGGCAATTTGAAGAACAATACCTACGAACAGATAAGGATGAAGACTTGATATTGCAACAAACTCCGTGCACTTTTCTTGGGGCCGATAATTACTGTGCGATTTATGAGGTAAAACCAAAAGCATGTTGAGAGTACCCACATACAGATCATAAAAAATTTCGAGAGATATCTAATTTAACGCTAAAAAATGTAGCAATTTGCCCTACAGCATACAATATTGTAGAAAAAATGAAACCTAAAAGACCTTTATAGATAAGCCTATATACAATTACTCCTATATGTAATTCATAAGCATATAGGAGTAATCTTGAATATGGGTCTAAGCAAATAATTGTTTTCGTATAAGTTTTTTCTCTTTCTAACAAAAAAAGCTTAAGGATTTAGAGACCAATTTATTTATTAATGTTTTTACAATTTATTTCAGATATATGAATATAACTATTATATCTAGTGCCTCCATATTTTCCACCTCCTTCATAAGTGCGAAATAATTTTCCTTCATAGACTTGACAAGTTCCATCCTTTGCTTTAGTAGCAACTTGTACGGTAATCCTTTTCTCTAAAGGAACTCCCAAAGCATTTTTTTCTACAATCCAATTACTATACAAAACAACACGTTGAATTGTTCCATATTTAGAAGTATTATGGTGTTTCTGTTTAATAGTTGCTATTAAATTAGCATTATTATATCCAGGGGTTTCCATTCTAAAAGAGTCTATTATACGCTGTCTGTACTGCTCAAAATAACGATCGTATTCGCCACTATCTATATAGGTGTTCAACTTTTGTTTTTGTGTGATGAGCATATTTTTGATATCATCCACCCATGATTTATCCTTTACTCCTTGATATATATCGGCATCGTCCTTAAATAATTTTAAAGTTTTATCTACTACTTGTATAGCTGTTTTAGGCCTCATTTTCCACTCATCATCATTAAATGATTTATACGCTAACTTCTCTATTACATATTTTTTGTATTTAGGAGCTATTTCATTTGTTAATGTATTTTCAAAGTAGTTATCCACATTAGAGATGTCAGCTTCTGCTTTAGGATCAGAAATCCCCATGTTTTGATAAGCTTCTTTATGCGCCTCATATTCTTTGTAATTAGGGAATTCTAATGACCCCTTTTTTATTCTGTCTACACTATTACTAATTCTTTCTAAATGCCATAAAGATTTATTTCCACCATCTCTAAGAGCAATTTCATCATCGACCAATTTTTTGTATTTATCATACTCTGTTGTGAATTCTGGAATCCTCTTGCTATCTGAATAAAAATTATTGAGAGTGGTTAATTTTTGATCTAATGCAAATAATGCATCCTTTATTTCTTCTTTCGTATGTTTCTTAACATTTTCATTAGAAATAAAAATAGATTTTAAAATATCTATTTTTTCTACTGTTGATTTTTCAATTTTTAAAGTTTTTGGATCTGTGCCGGACACATTTTGATCCAATGAAACATTTTTTGTTGAAGTTTTAGATGAATTGGTAGCTTTACCAGATTTTTTTTTAAGAATTTTTGATGTTTTCGGTTTCTTAATTTTTGGAAATTGCGCATTTACATTTAGCGCAAAGGTTATTAATATTAAGGTAAGAATAATTTTTAATTTCATTTTCATCTTTTTATTTAGTGAGCTGTAAATGTTGATTTGATTATCATGAAACTTGAAGCTTTTTTGAATCACTGTGATTATTATAACAATAAGATCAAAAAGTATACAATTATGATATTTGAAACATGCTTTTTCAAAACATTTACTTCATATTATATTTGATTCAATTTTAGTTAAATTTTTATATAATTATGAAGTCAAATCCAGACTTTGTGACGAATGTCTTATAATTAGTGATGAATTGTTTTACTTAGGAAATAGGCACCTTTATTTAGCTACTCAATACTGTGAAAATACAATAGAGTTCTTTTATTTATTATCTATTTCTATAAATTTTTCTTTCTCTAAACTGGGAGTTTCTGGTGCGGGATCATAATGTCCACTCAGAGTAGAAAGAATTTCTCCTGTTTCTTTATGTATTTCTTCAATATACTCAATTCCTCCCTGATCGGGATTTCTGGATGTGGTGTATACCAAATAATGGTTTT
The sequence above is a segment of the Aquimarina spinulae genome. Coding sequences within it:
- a CDS encoding class I SAM-dependent methyltransferase, with amino-acid sequence MNTDIFGKAIKDFYNKEYTEDIIVQANDFDDDHIPISYLFRRYTEMPKIEQKALELSYGKVLDVGCGAGSHSLFLQNEQKLDIKAIDISEGAIEICKKRGVHHAMSQDIYDHTNAAYDTILLLMNGSGIIGTLDRIDRFFTHIKTLLAPGGQILMDSSDISYLFQDDDGGFWVDASAGYYGEMQYKLKYKEQESEWFDWLYVDYNTLQNAANANGLLSELIIEGENNDYLAKFTLA
- a CDS encoding YkgJ family cysteine cluster protein translates to MQEFIDQLPKLAKDKHNENKKFFAKLKKRPPKKLDHIMQELHDEEFSNTDCLECANCCKTTGPLFTDKDVERIAKFLKIKPRQFEEQYLRTDEDGDLILQQTPCTFLGADNYCAIYEVRPKACREYPHTDRKKFQQISNLTLKNVAICPAAYTIVEKMKSKMPL
- a CDS encoding Lipl32 family lipoprotein, with the translated sequence MKTRILILLSIFALGTSIDAQAQKLKKFGGLTEKKIGPKTIKVPYTDVVTYLGYAAPGNEDEVKDGKKFYYIYVWIPAVAPELGIRMMSPVGKNKIKGATASAAYTENASSSDFFDTYITLERSDIISKDKITGEAVKSANWTVLERNDDSSEMPKQPSGSSYNSLLRYKSEVGDPLKALTAGLYRIGFTTYKTGEVKGTFLAQVAAPIKLPGVIMAKTIEELKKG